In a genomic window of Punica granatum isolate Tunisia-2019 chromosome 6, ASM765513v2, whole genome shotgun sequence:
- the LOC116210496 gene encoding AP-1 complex subunit gamma-2-like, with translation MNPFSSGTRLRDMIRAIRACKTAAEERAVVRKECAAIRAAINENDQEYRHRNLAKLMFIHMLGYPTHFGQMECLKLIASAGFPEKRIGYLGLMLLLDERQEVLMLVTNSLKQDLNHNNQYIVGLALCALGNICSAEMARDLAPEVERLLQFRDPNIRKKAALCSIRIIKKVPDLAENFINPTASLLKEKHHGVLITGIQLCTDLCKLCPEALEYFRKRCTEGLVKTLKDIANSPYAPEYDIAGITDPFLHIRLLRLLRVLGQGDADASDCMNDILAQVATKTESNKNAGNAILYECVETIMSIEDNGGLRVLAINILGRFLSNRDNNIRYVALNMLMKAMSVDTQAVQRHRATILECVKDSDASIRKRALELVYLLVNETNVKPLTKELIDYLEVSELEFKGDLTAKICSIVEKFSPEKIWYIDQMLKVLSEAGNFVKDDVCHALIVLISNASDLHGYTVRALYRAFQASSEQESLVRVAVWCIGEYGDLLVNNVGMLDIEDPITVTESDAVDVVETAMKRDTSDLTTKAMALIALLKLSSRFPSCSERIREIIVQHKGNFVLELQQRSIEFNSVLEKHKNIRSALVERMPVLDEATFSGRKAGSMALTVSASPASSLKVPNGTAKPLAAPLVDLLDLSSDDAPAPSSSGGDFLQDLLGVDLAPASTPSSTSLATKAGADALLDLLSIGSTPVPSSSPAVDIFSLTEDKKPPVTTTLDGLSSPSAPPPHAASQPAAAPILDLLDGLSSSPPAPVDNGTSPAYPSIVAFESSYLRINFSFTKPTGNLQATEIQATFTNLSQNVYTDFIFQAAVPKFLQLHLDPASGNTLSAGGNESIKQTLRITNSQHGKKSLVMRIRITYKMNGKDMLEEGQINNFPREL, from the exons ATGAACCCGTTCTCTTCCGGGACGCGTTTGAG GGATATGATACGTGCTATACGTGCCTGTAAAACTGCAGCAGAGGAACGTGCAGTTGTTAGAAAAGAATGTGCCGCAATACGTGCTGCTATTAATGAAAATGATCAAGAATACAGACATCGAAACTTGGCAAAGCTCATGTTTATCCACATGCTTGGTTACCCCACACATTTTGGTCAAATGGAGTGTCTTAAGTTAATTGCATCTGCTGGATTCCCAGAGAAGCGAATAGGTTATCTTGGACTGATGTTGCTTCTTGATGAGAGACAAGAAGTTCTTATGTTGGTGACAAATTCTCTGAAGCA AGATCTCAACCACAACAACCAGTACATTGTTGGACTTGCATTATGTGCTCTTGGAAATATATGCTCAGCAGAAATGGCTCGGGATCTAGCTCCAGAAGTGGAGAGGTTATTGCAATTTCGAGATCCCAACATCCGGAAAAAA GCAGCATTGTGCTCTATCAGGATAATTAAGAAAGTCCCAGACCTTgcagaaaattttataaatccAACTGCCTCCTTGCTTAAGGAAAAACATCATGGAGTCTTAATTACAGGCATTCAACTATGTACAGACCTCTGCAAACTTTGCCCTGAAGCACTTGAGTATTTCAGAAAG AGATGCACTGAGGGATTGGTGAAAACACTCAAGGATATTGCGAACAGTCCATATGCTCCTGAGTATGACATTGCTGGCATTACAGACCCTTTCCTCCACATTAGATTGCTTAGACTCTTGCGTGTCTTGGGTCAAGGAGATGCTGACGCCAGTGACTGTATGAATGACATACTTGCTCAG GTGGCAACAAAAACAGAGTCAAACAAAAATGCTGGGAATGCTATTCTCTATGAATGTGTAGAAACTATAATGAGCATTGAAGACAATGGTGGGTTACGCGTACTAGCCATCAATATCTTGGGAAGATTTTTATCAAACCGTGACAATAATATTAG ATATGTTGCATTGAATATGCTGATGAAAGCTATGTCAGTGGATACTCAAGCAGTGCAAAGACACCGCGCAACAATTTTGGAATGTGTCAAG GATTCAGATGCTTCTATTCGGAAAAGGGCTCTTGAACTTGTTTATCTGTTAGTGAACGAGACCAATGTGAAGCCGCTAACCAAAGAGCTTATTGACTATCTTGAAGTTAGTGAATTGGAATTTAAAGGAGACCTTACTGCCAAAATCTGCTCCATTGTTGAAAA GTTTTCTCCGGAGAAAATTTGGTATATAGATCAAATGCTGAAGGTTCTTTCAGAG GCGGGAAACTTCGTGAAAGATGACGTTTGCCATGCCTTAATTGTATTAATAAGCAATGCGTCTGATCTCCATGGTTATACAGTTCGGGCATTATATAGAGCATTCCAGGCTTCATCTGAACAG GAAAGTCTTGTTCGGGTTGCAGTTTGGTGTATTGGAGAGTATGGGGACTTGCTAGTTAACAATGTTGGGATGCTTGATATAGAGGATCCGATAACG GTAACAGAGTCTGATGCTGTGGATGTCGTTGAGACTGCTATGAAGCGAGATACCTCAGATCTCACCACAAAAGCAATGGCTCTGATTGCCCTGTTGAAACTCTCTTCCCGTTTCCCATCTTGTTCAGA GAGGATTAGGGAGATAATTGTTCAACATAAAGGAAACTTTGTGCTTGAATTGCAGCAAAGATCCATTGAGTTCAACTCTGTACTTGAGAAGCACAAAAACATTAG GTCTGCTTTGGTTGAAAGAATGCCAGTTCTGGATGAAGCAACTTTCAGTGGAAGGAAGGCAGGTTCTATGGCATTAACTGTTTCAGCCTCCCCAGCATCTTCCCTCAAAGTTCCAAATGGAACCGCCAAACCTCTTGCCGCTCCTCTGGTAGATCTGCTCGATCTAAGCTCAGATGATGCCCCTGCACCTAGCTCTTCCGGCGGAGATTTCCTTCAAGATCTTCTTGGAGTTGATCTGGCGCCAGCTTCCACGCCATCAA GTACAAGTCTGGCTACAAAAGCTGGGGCAGATGCTCTGTTGGATCTGCTGTCTATTGGATCAACTCCTGTACCTAGCAGCTCACCTGCAGTGGACATATTCTCCCTTACTGAGGACAAAAAACCACCGGTCACCACCACACTCGATGGGCTCTCTTCACCTTCTGCACCACCACCTCATGCTGCCTCTCAGCCTGCAGCTGCTCCTATTCTGGATTTGTTGGACGGACTCAGCTCCAGCCCACCAGCTCCTG TAGACAATGGTACATCCCCAGCATATCCGTCAATTGTTGCATTTGAGAGCAGTTATCTGCGAATAAACTTCTCCTTTACGAAGCCAACGGGAAATCTTCAGGCGACGGAGATCCAGGCGACTTTTACCAATTTGTCTCAAAATGTCTATACAGACTTTATTTTTCAGGCAGCAGTTCCAAAG TTTCTTCAGCTACACTTGGATCCAGCAAGCGGCAATACTCTATCTGCAGGTGGTAATGAGTCCATCAAGCAGACTCTGAGAATTACCAACAGCCAGCACGGGAAG AAATCCCTTGTCATGCGTATAAGAATAACTTATAAGATGAATGGCAAAGACATGTTGGAGGAGGGACAAATCAACAACTTCCCACGTGAATTGTGA
- the LOC116212130 gene encoding uncharacterized protein LOC116212130 has translation MGVMGRNVVVLGLALLVLAGCVSSAPIAPSPAKIVNGLFSNAASALMKRLSSLKATTKTAIAGRPMMKFESGYTVETVFDGSKLGIEPYSVEVLPSGDLLILDSANSNLYKISSSLSLYSRPKLVAGSPEGYSGHVDGKQREARMNHPKGLTVDDRGNIYIADTANMAIRKISDSGVTTIAGGKWGKGGGHVDGPSEDAKFSNDFDVVYVGSSCSLLVIDRGNRAIREIQLHFDDCAYQYGSGFPLGFAVLLGAGFFGYMLALLQHRVSTIVSSQNDQEMMKTGVPLSPTYQKPLKSLRQPLIPTEEEPEKQEEGFFGSLGKLVVSTGTSAMEILGSVFPSLRKKPQEFQYQQKQFSNSSWPAQESFVIPDDDEPPPSIEPRDPTPRKTYAFMSKDAEKFQQLRQSRVFYNSWERDGDLNQQQKQQQQQQRQSNYHHQQQQHHHHHRYHSSIPHTYYERSLEKTNEVVFGAAQENGGKREAIKPVNYGDALYNHHNIRTRTGYTHHY, from the exons ATGGGCGTGATGGGTCGGAATGTGGTGGTTCTGGGTCTCGCCCTCTTGGTCCTCGCCGGCTGTGTTTCATCCGCTCCTATTGCCCCTTCTCCTGCGA AGATTGTTAATGGgctcttctccaatgctgcgTCTGCTCTAATGAAGCGGCTGTCCTCACTCAAAGCCACTACTAAGACTG CGATTGCTGGGCGTCCGATGATGAAGTTCGAGAGTGGCTACACGGTGGAGACAGTTTTCGATGGGAGCAAACTCGGGATTGAGCCTTACTCGGTGGAAGTGTTGCCAAGTGGGGACCTTCTGATCCTGGACTCTGCTAATAGTAACCTCTACAAGATCTCTTCTTCACTCTCTCTAT ACAGTAGGCCTAAACTGGTTGCTGGTTCCCCTGAAGGATACTCGGGGCATGTTGATGGCAAGCAAAGAGAGGCTAGGATGAACCACCCGAAGGGGCTTACGGTGGATGATAGAGGGAATATTTATATTGCGGATACTGCAAATATGGCAATTAGAAAGATAAGCGATTCAG GGGTTACGACAATCGCGGGAGGGAAATGGGGAAAGGGAGGGGGCCACGTTGATGGGCCGAGTGAGGACGCGAAATTTTCAAACGACTTTGATGTGGTTTATGTGGGAAGCAGCTGCTCCCTGCTTGTTATAGATAGGGGAAATCGTGCTATTAGGGAAATCCAGCTCCATTTTGATGACTGTGCTTACCAATATGGAAGCGGTTTTCCTCTCG GGTTTGCTGTGCTTCTCGGGGCTGGTTTCTTCGGGTACATGCTAGCATTGCTACAGCACAGAGTGAGCACGATTGTGTCTTCTCAGAAT GACCAGGAAATGATGAAGACTGGCGTCCCGTTGAGTCCCACCTATCAGAAGCCCCTAAAATCGTTGAGGCAGCCTCTTATACCGACTGAGGAGGAACCAGAGAAGCAAGAAGAGGGGTTCTTCGGGTCCCTTGGAAAGCTCGTTGTGAGCACAGGAACGTCAGCCATGGAGATTCTTGGGTCAGTATTCCCTAGCCTCCGGAAGAAGCCACAGGAATTTCAATACCAGCAGAAGCAGTTCTCAAACTCTTCATGGCCAGCGCAAGAGAGCTTTGTCATCCCCGACGATGATGAGCCGCCGCCTTCAATTGAGCCACGGGACCCAACTCCAAGGAAGACCTATGCATTCATGTCCAAGGATGCGGAGAAATTTCAACAGCTGAGACAGAGCCGTGTTTTCTACAACAGTTGGGAGCGAGATGGAGATCTCAATCAGcagcagaagcagcagcagcagcagcagagacAGAGTAACTATcaccatcagcagcagcagcatcaccaccaccaccgcTACCACTCATCCATCCCGCACACCTACTATGAGCGAAGCCTCGAGAAGACCAACGAGGTTGTGTTCGGGGCAGCTCAGGAGAACGGAGGGAAGCGCGAGGCCATAAAGCCAGTGAATTACGGGGATGCGCTCTACAACCATCATAACATTCGCACAAGAACGGGCTACACTCATCATTATTGA
- the LOC116210539 gene encoding probable alpha,alpha-trehalose-phosphate synthase [UDP-forming] 9, with translation MASRSYTNFSDLAPGDLLDIAPTPTALPRVIKTPGIISNFDGYSSTDGDSDTTSSGFRERKILVANMLPLQAKRDTETGKWCFTQDEDSILLQLKDGFSSDTEILYVGSLKAEIDASEQEEVAQRLLEEFNCVPTFLPHDLQKKFYLGFCKQQLWPLFHYMLPMCPDHGDRFERSLWQAYVSANKIFADKVMEVISPEDDYVWVHDYHLMVLPTFLRKRFNRVKLGFFLHSPFPSSEIYRTLPVRDEILRGLLNCDLIGFHTFDYARHFLSCCSRMLGLGYESKRGHIGLDYFGRTVYIKILPVGVHMGRLESVLNLPATSDKIKDIQEQFKGKKIILGVDDMDIFKGISLKILALEQLLHQNTQMRGKVVLIQIVNPARGSGKDVQEAKKETYLTAERINNVYGSANYEPVILIDRPVPRFEKSAYYAVAECCIVNAVRDGMNLVPYKYIVCRQGTPMMEKAIGMLNDTPRTSMLVVSEFIGCSPSLSGAIRVNPWDIDAVADALSLALTMPDAEKQLRHEKHYKYVKTHDVAYWARSFAQDLERACRDHYNKRCWGIGLGLGFRVVSLSPSFRKLATDCIVSAYKRTKRRAIFLDYDGTLVPETSISKMPSHEVLSVLNSLSSDPKNTVFIVSGRGRDSLSEWLAPCEMLGIAAEHGYFIRWKKTADWETTCVGADLDWKNIVEPVMKQYMEATDGSTIEYKESAVVWHHQDADPDFGSCQAKELLDHLESVLANEPAVVKRGQHIVEVKPQGVSKGFVAEKVLSTIINSNEPPDFVMCVGDDRSDEDMFESILSTVSCPSLRVMPEIFACTVGRKPSKAKYYLEDVGEVVKVLQGLANASCPKARTPSQAQISFESTI, from the exons ATGGCATCAAGATCATATACAAACTTTTCAGACTTGGCTCCTGGTGACCTCTTGGATATTGCTCCGACTCCCACTGCTCTTCCTCGTGTGATTAAGACCCCGGGAATAATCTCCAATTTTGATGGTTATAGCAGCACTGATGGAGATTCAGATACCACTTCATCCGGCTTCCGTGAGCGGAAAATTCTGGTGGCAAATATGTTACCTCTACAAGCTAAGAGGGATACAGAGACGGGAAAATGGTGTTTCACTCAGGATGAGGATTCAATACTACTACAGTTAAAGGATGGATTCTCATCTGATACCGAGATACTCTATGTGGGTTCTCTCAAGGCTGAAATTGATGCTAGTGAGCAGGAAGAAGTTGCTCAAAGATTGCTGGAGGAATTTAATTGCGTTCCTACCTTTCTTCCTCATGATCTTCAGAAAAAATTCTATCTTGGATTCTGTAAACAACAGCTGTGGCCGCTTTTCCACTATATGCTGCCTATGTGCCCAGACCATGGAGATCGCTTTGAACGTTCTCTTTGGCAGGCATATGTGTCTGCAAACAAAATATTTGCAGATAAAGTTATGGAAGTCATCAGTCCCGAGGATGACTATGTTTGGGTTCATGACTATCATCTTATGGTCCTGCCTACATTTTTGAGGAAGCGGTTTAATCGAGTTAAGCTCGGATTCTTCCTCCACAGTCCATTTCCTTCATCTGAAATATACCGGACGCTGCCTGTTCGTGATGAGATCTTAAGAGGACTGCTGAACTGTGATCTTATAGGATTTCATACATTTGATTATGCCCGTCACTTCCTCTCGTGCTGCAGCAGAATGCTCGGCCTGGGCTATGAATCTAAACGAGGGCACATTGGGCTTGATTATTTCGGTCGAACAGTCTACATAAAGATTTTGCCTGTAGGTGTCCATATGGGCCGACTCGAATCTGTTCTCAATCTTCCTGCAACATCTGACAAGATTAAGGATATTCAAGAGCAGTTCAAAGGGAAGAAAATAATTCTTGGTGTTGATGACATGGACATATTTAAAGGGATCAGTCTGAAAATTCTAGCTCTGGAGCAGCTTTTGCATCAGAATACACAGATGCGGGGCAAGGTAGTCCTGATTCAGATTGTGAACCCTGCGAGGGGCTCTGGGAaagatgtgcaagaagcaaAGAAAGAGACATATTTGACTGCAGAAAGGATTAACAATGTCTATGGCTCTGCTAACTATGAGCCTGTTATCCTCATTGATCGCCCTGTGCCTCGTTTTGAGAAATCAGCCTACTATGCTGTGGCTGAATGTTGCATAGTGAATGCCGTGAGGGATGGGATGAATCTAGTGCCATACAAGTATATAGTCTGCAGGCAAGGAACTCCAATGATGGAGAAGGCAATTGGCATGTTAAATGATACTCCTCGGACGAGCATGCTTGTAGTTTCTGAATTTATTGGTTGTTCTCCTTCCCTGAGTGGAGCCATAAGGGTTAATCCTTGGGACATTGATGCTGTTGCTGATGCCTTGAGTCTGGCATTAACAATGCCTGATGCCGAGAAGCAATTGCGGCACGAAAAGCATTATAAGTATGTTAAGACTCACGATGTAGCCTACTGGGCCCGGAGTTTTGCCCAAGACCTGGAAAGAGCATGCCGAGATCACTACAACAAACGATGCTGGGGGATTGGCTTGGGACTGGGTTTCAGGGTTGTCTCTCTGTCCCCCAGCTTTCGTAAGTTGGCTACTGATTGCATTGTCTCTGCATATAAACGCACAAAGAGGAGGGCCATATTTTTGGACTATGATGGCACTCTTGTCCCTGAGACTTCCATCAGCAAAATGCCCAGTCACGAAGTTCTTAGTGTTCTGAATTCTCTCAGCAGTGATCCCAAGAACACCGTGTTTATTGTCAGTGGGAGAGGTAGAGATTCATTGAGCGAGTGGCTGGCTCCCTGTGAGATGCTCGGTATAGCTGCTGAACATGGGTATTTTATCAG GTGGAAGAAGACAGCTGACTGGGAGACTACTTGTGTGGGTGCTGATCTCGATTGGAAAAACATTGTGGAGCCTGTAATGAAACAATATATGGAGGCAACAGATGGCTCCACCATTGAATATAAGGAGAGCGCTGTGGTATGGCACCATCAGGATGCAGATCCCGACTTTGGTTCATGCCAAGCGAAGGAACTTTTGGATCATCTTGAAAGTGTGCTTGCTAATGAACCTGCGGTCGTGAAGAGGGGCCAGCATATTGTTGAAGTTAAGCCTCAG GGAGTGAGCAAAGGTTTTGTGGCGGAAAAGGTCCTGAGCACGATAATCAACAGCAATGAGCCCCCCGACTTTGTCATGTGCGTAGGTGATGATCGATCGGATGAGGACATGTTCGAGAGCATACTCAGCACCGTGTCCTGCCCTTCCCTCCGCGTGATGCCGGAGATCTTTGCCTGTACTGTTGGGCGTAAGCCCAGCAAGGCCAAGTACTACCTGGAGGACGTGGGCGAAGTTGTCAAGGTCCTTCAGGGCCTCGCCAATGCCTCGTGTCCAAAGGCTCGGACTCCCTCACAAGCACAGATCTCTTTCGAGAGTACTATCTGA